The DNA window CCCGAGGAAACATAAAAATCTCCAGTCACAGAAACATTTGGTAAGCTAGCCGACAATCTAGGACAAAACATGGATATTAAGCAGAATTTTTCCAGTAATCGGATTAGCAAGTGTCTTTCCTAGAAAATAGTTCACAGGTTTAGACAGAGAATAGCAAACAAATTAGTAAAGGTTAATAATAGCAGAAAAGATTTAGAATACAAGGTTCCTGGAGATCTCAAACATTTTAATACTTTTAgcaagtcaaaataaataccTGATAGCACCACTTGCTGCTTTGCGAAAATAAGCATGTGAATGGAGCCGATCTTGAAATTTCAGCATTTCAACATAGGCGCGTAGTGTCATTTTCCTTAAGCAATAAGAGTGAAAATCAAATTGATCCTCCGTGATATCTGCATAATGTTTTTCCACAGCCAGAAATTTCTTTAAGGCCCGCCCAAGCTCGCCTTGGCGCAGATAACTTTCCCCAGATGCCAGTTCATACCTtaccaaattcatcaaaaatttGCAGCTAAAAGGATCGCAAAACCAAGTAGATAATGATTTAAGTTCAGTGAAGAAACTTACCACATGCACTGCATATCGTAAAGGTTGTTCAGTTGATCCCCTTCTTTTGTGAATAATAAAGCTGTCTTTTCAGCTAAAGCCACCTTCAAAAAGATGTGCAGCGTAAGCCATAAAAAAATCAAAGGACAAATGTAGGATAATTCATAGGTACTGAAAATTACCAGCAAAGGTTAAAGATTTTATTAAAGATCAAAGAAAACAGACGAAGTTTTGTACCTGATCAGCCTGAAGCATACGCTTAACACATTCACTGTTAACATAGCGATCTGCAAGATCCATACACCTGGCTTCATCAGCCAATGAAGCAGAAGCTGATAAGTCACCACTATGCTTTAATATGCGGCTCTGTGTTGAAGAGAACCAAAGACAAGTTACATACATTATAAAAGTTATGATTAGACCAACATATGTTAAGTTCATTCAGGGACCAAGATTCATGTCCCCGGAAATATGATCATAAAATTTGAGAGACATGAAAAGAGTAGAAGATTCCTTGATAAACTAGCAATAGATAGTGTGTGCATTTGTCTTACCATGTCATGTCAAATGAGCAGGTACAAGATCGAACGGATTTTGATCAATGTAATACTTCTGCTAGTAAAGTTTGACAACCAAAGAAGATGgacaataaataaaaacatgcaAAATGATGATGAATCAATATCAGACATCGGAACACATGTAATTTTAGAAAGACCTCTATTGTTTGTTTAACATAGGTGGTGAGAAGTAGAAGCAGActtatgattaaaataaaaatcaatccCTCAACTACACCTCAATCCCCAACTAGTTGGGCCTGGGAAAATGATCCTCTATATCCATTCTCTATCTCCATTATAAAAAAACACACAATTTATGGTGCAAATTACAGATAATTTATTTTGACACGCTCCGATAGCAGCCTTTACTTTTCATCACATTTGAAAATTGGAAGTGCAGTTTCACAAGAAACATTTTCAGACAAGTAACTTAAGAACCAACAGGGATATTGTCAAATATCAAAGTCAATAAACAAATGGTAAAGGCAAAAGAAACGAATAATGAAAGATTCGCAAACATTCTGATATGGATAGATGAGCAAATATACCTTGACAGAGTATAAATCTATGACCGTAGGAGTATGTTCTATTGCCTCATCAATTTTTACAAGAGCAATGTCACACTGTCCACATCTGTCATAATGCTGCAGCAACAAATTTTTTCAGCAATTAGGAAGGTGAAAGGCGACGAAGAAAAAGACATGAAAGCCCTCAATATATATATCGAAGACATGTGAGCAAACCTGAGCCAAATAGAACAAAATCCACAGAAGTGTTGAAGGGGGTTCTTTTCCCTCACTGCAGAAGTGTATATTCGAACATCAAAACTTAGAagtaagaaagggaaaaaaatgaatcaaagcccACAGAAATCATAGTATCAAGGTAGGCACTGATTACACCTCATACAAATTATAAGACATCAATACCCTTAAGCTTACATCTCAATGGAATCCAAGAGCATCTAGGTTGATTGCTAATAGAGATTGAGATGATACaggatttaaaaaataaaataacaggCGTGAAAAGGACAAATAGTAGCTCCTTAAAATTCCCTTCTTGACGTTATATTGACAAACAGACGGGCATCATCTGGTTAAATAAGAAATCAGATTTGGTGTGGAActtttataattgtttttgagaatgaaatatgTAGATAATCATTGACTACATGAATTACGTTGTTCTGTTGTGGAACCTCCATAATGAAACAAGCAACTTTATCATGAGAATCACCTTGGGTATGGTGATTGAagtttaaaacaaacaaaataacacACAAATGACTACATATACGGAAACATAAATATTATCTCTCAGCCTCAAACTAgcaaaatacaaatttatttcttaCAGAAACtctgtaaaataaaaaaagtaaccTGAATGTACCTGGTAATAGAAACCTAAGACCTACGTTGCTCGGACTCCCCAAAAATGTTACTGCACCCGAGTTAGATCCTCCTAAAATGCACAACTTTAAGGATCCAACAAGCACCcagtgacatttttgaagagtccgagcaacaaaGCCTAAGACTAGTAACTGTCGAAATCTGAAGTGGCCTCAAGAAGGTCAAGATagtgaaagaagaaaatcaaatgaGATCTTCTTACTGATCTAACATAATAAAGGGGggcaaaataaataataaatcagCTCACGACTGAGGACTGCTAAAGTTTGCCCAATGGTTTGTTAAGCCTAATTGTGAAAGTGACACAATAAGTGTATCATGAATCAAAAGTAGAAGAATTCACTAACCTCTCGGGATATCCACCAGTACTCTTAATTGATTTCTCCAGCCTCAGAACCAATTCCCCTAGAATATTGGCCTGTAAAACATATGCAAATAATTACAAACACCACAAATATGCGGGAAAGTAATAAACCCGTGCAATCTGCTATGGTACATGAAGGAACATTTGAGCTGACCTTGCCAGGGTGATTGTACAGTGGATAAAGATcagaaaacaaagaaggaacACCCTAGATATTCATCACCATGAAAACATGTCAGCTTAGCTCAAAAGACCAAGGAAACCAGAAAGGGTGTTGGCATATAAGTACTTTTGTTAGAAGAGGTCGAATATAGTTCTCGGCCGCTTCCCGAAACTTGTCGTCTTTAAGAAAATCAAGTGGAATTCTCTGAAAgggaaaagaaaacaaagttcACTATGGATAATTATCATATTTCCGCAAGATAGCAAAAGGTAAAAGAATTgtgatacaacaacaacaacaaacccaatgaaatcccacaaagtgggtCTGGgtgggtagagtgtacgcaggcCTTACCACTACCTCTGCGAGGTAGAGAGGCTGCTTCCGAAAGAATGGTGATAGATAAGTAATAAAATGTTTACATTTCAAGTCATTGAAGACAGCTTGTACTTTTAGCatttaagagaatgaaaagTCAATTCCCCCCAGGGCTTCGTTCTAGTGGCAAAGGATGAGGGAGTTGTGACTTAGGTCACAGGTTTGAGCCCCCCTGCCATATGAACTAAGCTTGTTATGTAAGTGGAGAAGCACAGAGGAACATGCCCATTATCCCTGAGTTTTAAAGGTTGTGGTTGGTCCTAAGGGTTGGCCCctgatgttttttttaaaaaaaaaataagaattaagtCAACTCTATCAAGAGAGATTGTAGCCTATACTTAAACCATAGTAAGGTCCAGAAAGACAACAACGCAAGgtaactaaatcagccatgtaAAATTACAGTACTTCGCTAAAGGCAGATAATTATGGAATTTCCTGAAAACAAATCAACAGGATATGGGTAAGAAAGATAGCCACTGCCCAACACCAATTCAAACCtgtgttgctcagactcttccaAAATATCAACCGGTGCATgtcagattctccaaaagtagtgtatttttggagaatccgacacgaGTGCAACATCGGAAGTGCAGAGTCCGCGCAACTTAGATTCAAACATTATTGAGCAGAGTTAGACAGCCATTATCCCTTGATAGTAGGCAGGATAAAGCACACATTACCTTTACAGCAGATGATCTATTATATTGCTGAGCAAGTGACTTGTACAAAGCTTCGAGCCTATCAATTTCATCAGAACTATACTGTCCGTTTTCAGAATATAGTCCCAGGCATCTTTGTAACCCCTCATAGTATCTGAAAGTTAGAGAGAGTATATATTACATGTATAGTTAGTACTTCAGCTTTGAACAAAAACTAGCTAGCATATCCATTCACAGTTAAGAGATagcacacaacaacaacaaaacatgcATGTGATTAagcactgggtatgttgttgttgatcttttttttgggggggaggAATTACCAAGGAACGATCTTTTTTGTTGAGAAGGAATTACCAAggaaatatcttttttattgaCAAGGAATTACCAAAGAACGATTTAATCTTAGTATAATAGAAAAGATAGATATGCACATATAGAAAATTATAGTTTAACTgtaaaaattatctttattatatGAAGGCATCATCTAAACATTCCAGTAATTTTTGACAAACGAACTAAGATAATAGTGCACCTGTAATTGTCAGGATTCATTGACAGAAGCACTCTGAACAATCTTTCACCTTCTTCAAAGCGGTGAAGCTTCAAAAGAAGCGAAACCTCTTGCTCCTTGTAGCCCAATTTGTCAAACTATAGTGACATAATAAAATCAACATCCAGGAGTAAACTCAAACAAATTTCCGTAGGATTGCATTATATGAACTTACAATCTTAGACTCTCTCTTGTGCAACTCTTCAAGGGCCTTCTCAAGAAAACCACATTCCTCTAACAGAGAGACCTGAAACAGTTTATAACCGGGTGAAATTGAAGTTTTCAgaacaaaataatacaattcTCCAGGCATTGATAACACAATGCTCCAAAAACAGAATTATTCATCGGGCTAACTTGCTAGTTGTATAAATCACAACATAAAGAAGCAATTTGTTTCACAtatttaaaagatgaaaaacaaatattttttttgttgagagAAGGCCACTGAAGCCTCGTCCAAACAGGCATAACCTGATAGCAACTAGTTCAAACACATATTCTTATCACTTATATACTCAAGCAGGAAACTTCAAATCAGAAAGCTCTTAGAAAAGTAGATCTGTGTCGGTGGTTAAGCAACTAAATCATTTTGCATGTTTGAATTCATAGCTACCCATAGCAGCTTTCATCCAACTAAATCAACTATGTATCGCAGAATCATGCTTTCTGAATGTGTTGCTAAACCAGCACTACAATGTGCCAAATAAAAAGAGCCAGATGGGTTTGTTGCAAGAAAAAACTTCAGTATGCTGACAGTATGGCCATGGAAAGAAGCATCTCCAAAAACATTCCAGTTCATTTGGGCagtagtaaaataaaaaaaaatgagtattACTAGAAATTTCAACCATCCAAGTACAAAAACCTAAATGGGCATCAGGCAGCAGAATGGTACCAGTATATGTCACTGCACTCACctcaaataaatgaaaatttaaaacagAACAATAAAATATTCTGAAGCATGCATAAATATTCCCTGTTACCTTGTATAGAAGCATCTCCCCATGTTCACAACGTTCATTTTCTGGAGGATAATCATCTTCGAGAGTCCCTTCATATGCCTCAAGGATATCAACAGCTTTTGACCCACTAACATACAAGAAGGTGAAATGCAGATTGATGTTTGAAGTCGATGTTGtgaattataaaaagaaaaaaaaattattcaaacgATCTTAAAGAGTAAATGATTTGGTAATATAATGTTGGAATTAGTCAACCTAATATGTTCTTGGAAGTATATTATCAtatatgttataaaaaaaaaaaggacaaaaaactgaataaaatgaAAAACCCAACAAAACCAAAGCGATGACAAATGACTTAATTGGTTTGGTTTGTTTCCAACATTTGTATAACCAACttaattggtttggttttcTTTTAGAGAAAAACTGACCCAAACTGAACTGTGAACACCCCTACCCACAATCACTGTAGGAAAAAAACAGAGAAAGACAAGAACTAAAGAGTCAGATCAACTGCCAAGCCAGTCATACTTTATTCACATgcaaaccaaatcaaattccCCAATATGGACATCCAATATCTTATACACAGAAACACCATGGAATGCAGAagttcttcaactcctcaactAGATTTCTATCAGGCATCAAAAACAGATAATCAGCATTCAGCAGGAGAGAAAGTACTAGCTATTTCGAAACACACATCTACCAATTGTACTAGCTATTTCGACAATAGTAGAGCAAGTTACTTGGAGTTTAAATGATGAGAAACAGCAAAGCCAATCCAATTCATGCGATGATTTGGCTTCAGAGTGAGCAATTGCTGTCTCGTTTCAACGAAACCTGACAAGTCACGCATTTGTGCCTGCAGAAAATATTTACCAACCCATAAGTTTGGACAGAGAAGAAAAGCAcgctaaaaaatgaaaaggaaacaCAATGAGAATGACAAAGGTAAAATAACAGAGCTGCTCATTTTACAAGATAAGCTTTTGGCCACCACTCTACGAAATTCTTAGATGTTAATCATGTAAGAATCAATTGCATAGAAATTCATGATACCAAGCACCTGGAGCAATTAAAGGAGACATTCCAACAACATAGGAGGAACCTTTAACACCCAGATTGCACCTTAACTTAGAATGTCATAAATTACTGGGATCATCAGAACATAAAAAAGAAGTCTTAAGGCAGCGATCAAAGAGAATAAACCACACGAATGTCACATGAAATACAGTCCAACTTTAAGCTCGGAAACAAGAAAAAGGAGTTGCAGGAATGCCACAGACATGACAATTTTACAAGCATAAGCAACCCACTTATTCACTCACATCAGTAAAGGGTGTACAGTGACAGTATCATCCAATACTCCATATACACGTGAGAAACGAGGCATAGCGATGAATGAATAACTCTTCTGACATGAAAGTTTCTTAAGTAATTTGGCAACTCACTCATTAAGGAGCAGCTCTTTAACAACAGTTTAATAGACATGATTGAGACGCAGCACAACTTTAATCTTTAGCAACCCATTATGAGGCTTATACTGATGAGCCTAAATGCAGAACAGTTTAAGTGCAGCAAACACTCagtaaaggaagaagaatgtTATTAAAAGAGTCACACCTGTAAAAGGGATAGGTCACGTAATATCTCAATGTTGTCAGGATCGATTCTAAGGGCATTGCGATAGCACTTAATTGCTTCTCGGTACTCTCTATCTGATCGGTATAGGAGCCCATAAACATGCCAACAAACATGACTCTTAAGGTCATTCTGCAAAGAGAGAAGCATAGTTAACACtgttatacataaaaaaaatttaaaaaaaggacAATAGAAGTTAAAACACAAGGAGCTTTTCATTCCTAAGAGGAAAATGAATGAACTCCACCTTCAATCCAAGCCGGACAAGTTCATATGCTTCTGATTTGCGGTCCACACAATTCAGTGTTAATCCTTTCATTGCTAGCGTTTCTGTAACCAGATCATTAAGTAAAATGGCAGCATAATAACTAAGAACGCCCCGGAAGGAAAGAACAGTCATTAAGATACAAAACAACTAGTGCTACTTTACTCAAGCTCAATCTCAATTACTTCACATCCAGCAGAAAACATGGTCTGGAAGTGAGAGCTTGAACTACTGATTAGAAGATTCAATGAAAAATTTACAGTCGGCATGTCtgataaaagacataaaaaaatctGCTAGCATGCATATTGCCTACTGTTCATATAAATATTGTTATCCGTCATACTTATCATGGAAAAGTAAAGGTGCCGTCCTTCATCTATTTACAGATTACAAATTAACTTCTCAAGGACCGATCATGAATGGAATAATCATGAACAAGGAGCTCAAATTTTTGACTTCTAATCAAATGTGCACCTAGTAGAATTGAATTTACCTCCATGGTCAGGAAATTTCTTGAGAATAGTGTCAGCAGCTTTCAAGCCTTTCTTATACTGCTTTGTCTCATATGATTTCTGCAACAATTAAGAAATCCGGCTCAACATTAGACATACTTAAGCCaacaataatcaagaaattAGAAAGAGAATAAACAAGAGGAGGAGTGGATGTCATATGTACTCCAGTCATAATGAATTAACTGGAATATTTCATGTTAAATAGTCATATAATCTACTCCTCTgtgacttacttttctttttagtcggTCCCAAAAagatgacacatttctatattaagtaacaatttaactttaaaatgtctattttacccttaatgaaatgatttatagccacacaaatttctatcattcattttagaccacaagctttaaaagtcttcctttctttcttaaactccgtgccgagtcaaactacctcacataaaatggaacggagggagtagtacaAAAAGGattatatgtcatattttactAAAAAGAATGCCTGGATTCAGGATACGAGAAAAAACATCTAAGTGTTGGCGTGAATTctgttttgataaataaacatgaagtttttttaatcaaaagtaGCACAATGCTTGTGGTATGAAATTACAACATGAACCTTGCAAAAAATCAGTTCCTGTCTAGACTTTGGTAGGCTGCCTACATCATATACATTTTGCATTGCACCCCAAAAATACCTAAAGAGAAAAACTAATAGTACAAATATGAAGTGAAGTACCTTCAATCACAAAAGGAAGTATGAGATAAAGCACCCAGCTTTCGGcatgaatttttttagtttggtAGGTAAAATAAAAAGGTTTATTgatcaaaactcaaaattagcACTAAGCTTGTGCTATGAAATGACCACAGAAACCCTCACAAAAAATCTGTTCCTATCTAGACTAACATG is part of the Solanum stenotomum isolate F172 chromosome 8, ASM1918654v1, whole genome shotgun sequence genome and encodes:
- the LOC125874788 gene encoding N-terminal acetyltransferase A complex auxiliary subunit NAA15-like, with translation MGASLPAKEANLFKLIVKSYETKQYKKGLKAADTILKKFPDHGETLAMKGLTLNCVDRKSEAYELVRLGLKNDLKSHVCWHVYGLLYRSDREYREAIKCYRNALRIDPDNIEILRDLSLLQAQMRDLSGFVETRQQLLTLKPNHRMNWIGFAVSHHLNSNGSKAVDILEAYEGTLEDDYPPENERCEHGEMLLYKVSLLEECGFLEKALEELHKRESKIFDKLGYKEQEVSLLLKLHRFEEGERLFRVLLSMNPDNYRYYEGLQRCLGLYSENGQYSSDEIDRLEALYKSLAQQYNRSSAVKRIPLDFLKDDKFREAAENYIRPLLTKGVPSLFSDLYPLYNHPGKANILGELVLRLEKSIKSTGGYPESEGKEPPSTLLWILFYLAQHYDRCGQCDIALVKIDEAIEHTPTVIDLYSVKSRILKHSGDLSASASLADEARCMDLADRYVNSECVKRMLQADQVALAEKTALLFTKEGDQLNNLYDMQCMWYELASGESYLRQGELGRALKKFLAVEKHYADITEDQFDFHSYCLRKMTLRAYVEMLKFQDRLHSHAYFRKAASGAIRCYLRLYDCPPKSAAEEHDEMAKLPPSQKKKLKQKLRKAEARAKKDAEVKTEEPSTTSVVKSGKRQVKPVDPDPHGEKLVQIEDPLAEATKYLKLLLKHSSDCLETHLLSFEVNMRKQKILLALQAVKHLLRLDAENPKSHLCLIKFFHKIGGLPSPVTETEKLVWRVLEVEQPTFSQLHEKSLIEANNIFLEKHKESLMHRAAVAELMYVLEPTRKAVAVKLIEDWVNDLVSIDGVQGAVRTWKLKDCISLHKLLEKTLNDHDAALRWKLRCAEFFPFSTYFEGTRSSVATSSANHQTQKTPENGVVNLNAGENSALLSSNGRLDKLDTLKDLHI